One genomic segment of Streptomyces parvus includes these proteins:
- a CDS encoding ATP-binding protein, producing MTLPRQRGLTEQAADAAIDTACRLLRLPSIRNEFNEIVDRAIKDQMTYRGFLAELLMTECDDRARRRSERQIKAAGFPREKSLRAFDFDANPNIDAATVHTLASCEWIKKSQLLCLIGDSGTGKSHMLIALGTEAAMKGYRVRYTLATKLVNELVEAADEKQLNKTIARYGRVDLLCIDLCRDRDYADNPLATVASSPVWSAFETSRWKGDPLANGVHPCVRAVRMAWATSAGTTGLVVRPNQFSGWCEPVSTTRTVPGTVASSTANVSGPQPFDWQ from the coding sequence GTGACCCTGCCCCGCCAGCGAGGCTTGACCGAGCAGGCCGCCGACGCGGCGATCGACACCGCCTGCCGCCTGCTGCGGCTTCCGTCGATCCGCAACGAGTTCAACGAGATCGTCGATCGGGCGATCAAGGACCAGATGACCTACCGCGGCTTCCTCGCCGAGCTGCTGATGACCGAGTGCGACGACCGCGCCAGGCGCCGTTCGGAACGACAGATCAAAGCAGCGGGCTTCCCACGGGAGAAGTCCCTGCGCGCCTTCGACTTCGACGCCAACCCGAACATCGACGCCGCCACCGTCCACACCCTCGCCAGCTGTGAATGGATCAAGAAGAGCCAGCTGCTCTGCCTGATCGGTGACTCCGGCACAGGCAAGTCCCACATGCTCATCGCCCTGGGCACCGAGGCCGCCATGAAGGGCTACCGCGTCCGCTACACGCTCGCCACGAAACTGGTGAACGAGCTGGTCGAGGCCGCTGACGAGAAGCAGCTGAACAAGACCATTGCCCGCTACGGCCGCGTGGACCTCCTCTGCATCGACCTATGCCGAGACCGCGACTATGCCGACAATCCGCTGGCGACGGTTGCATCCTCGCCTGTCTGGTCTGCGTTTGAGACGTCGAGATGGAAGGGTGATCCGTTGGCGAATGGCGTCCATCCCTGCGTGAGGGCGGTCCGGATGGCCTGGGCGACATCAGCGGGAACGACCGGCCTGGTCGTCAGACCGAACCAGTTCTCGGGGTGGTGCGAGCCGGTCTCGACGACGAGAACGGTTCCCGGGACGGTGGCGTCCTCGACCGCGAACGTCAGCGGACCCCAGCCGTTTGACTGGCAGTAG
- a CDS encoding tyrosine-type recombinase/integrase: MTDLHQALADYLRLRRSLGHQMAEAAYLLPDFVSFMDNRGEQTVTVAVAVALDWMKTREPEVVTTVSPRRITAVRGFARYLSGTDPATEVPPLGLVPYNRRRGQIFLYSDADIAAIMAATEDTIPQPLRAATYYTLIGLLAASGLRIGEAIKLDRDDIDWPQGVLHIRESKFGKSRLVPLQGSATNALREYDRLRKDLMPRPKDPAFFISLTAKRLIYACVHPVFRALVDAAGVGRDAPHRPRLHELRHTFAVRTLLHWYRTEDNVQARIPSLSTYMGHREPACTYWYLSAAPELLALAAARRDGVRKAARS; this comes from the coding sequence ATGACCGATCTCCACCAGGCGCTTGCTGACTACCTGCGGCTTCGCCGTTCGCTGGGGCACCAGATGGCCGAAGCGGCGTATCTGCTGCCGGACTTCGTGAGCTTCATGGACAACCGTGGCGAACAGACCGTGACCGTGGCCGTGGCCGTCGCGCTGGACTGGATGAAGACCCGCGAGCCCGAGGTGGTCACGACGGTCAGCCCTCGACGGATCACCGCGGTCCGCGGGTTCGCCCGCTATCTGAGCGGAACCGACCCGGCGACCGAGGTGCCTCCACTGGGGCTGGTGCCCTACAACCGGCGCCGGGGTCAGATCTTCCTCTACTCCGACGCCGACATCGCAGCGATCATGGCCGCGACCGAAGACACCATCCCTCAGCCATTGCGGGCGGCGACTTATTACACGCTGATCGGGCTGCTGGCCGCGTCCGGCCTGCGCATCGGCGAGGCCATCAAGCTGGACCGCGACGACATTGACTGGCCCCAGGGCGTGCTGCACATCCGCGAGTCCAAGTTCGGCAAGTCCCGGCTGGTCCCGCTGCAGGGCAGCGCCACGAACGCGCTGCGCGAGTACGACAGGCTTCGCAAGGATCTGATGCCCAGGCCCAAGGACCCCGCGTTCTTCATCTCCCTCACTGCCAAGCGGCTCATCTACGCCTGCGTTCATCCGGTCTTTCGGGCCCTGGTCGACGCCGCCGGCGTCGGCCGCGATGCCCCGCACAGACCGCGACTGCACGAGCTGCGACACACCTTCGCCGTTCGCACTCTGCTGCACTGGTATCGCACCGAGGACAACGTCCAGGCGCGGATCCCGTCGCTGTCGACCTATATGGGACACCGCGAACCGGCCTGCACCTACTGGTACTTGTCGGCGGCACCGGAACTGCTCGCTCTGGCCGCCGCACGCCGCGACGGCGTCCGGAAGGCGGCCCGCTCATGA
- a CDS encoding tyrosine-type recombinase/integrase, which produces MLVARLGLRSIEVARLLLNDVDWRCGEIVVRGKGRREDRLPLPADVGEALVAYLSGARPRLDARHVFLTCRAPHGPIRADLVGDVVERACLRAGSPKVGPHRLRHALAADMLRNGAGLTAIGQVLRHQDLATTALYAKVDFIALRAVAQPWPGTEAA; this is translated from the coding sequence ATGCTGGTCGCCAGGCTCGGGCTGCGCTCGATCGAGGTAGCCCGGCTATTGCTGAACGACGTGGACTGGCGTTGCGGCGAGATCGTTGTCCGCGGCAAGGGACGCCGTGAGGACCGGCTCCCCCTTCCGGCTGACGTCGGCGAAGCCTTGGTCGCGTACTTGTCCGGTGCAAGGCCCCGCCTGGATGCCCGTCACGTGTTCCTGACCTGCAGGGCTCCGCATGGTCCGATCCGGGCGGACCTGGTCGGCGACGTCGTGGAACGAGCCTGTCTGCGGGCCGGTTCGCCCAAGGTCGGGCCGCACCGGCTGCGCCATGCCCTGGCCGCCGACATGCTCCGCAACGGCGCCGGTCTCACGGCGATCGGCCAGGTTCTCCGGCATCAGGACCTGGCCACGACCGCGCTCTACGCGAAGGTCGACTTCATCGCGCTGCGCGCGGTCGCACAGCCCTGGCCCGGGACGGAGGCGGCATGA
- a CDS encoding site-specific integrase has protein sequence MLKDLGQVGLWLSEQGLDAADLDEGRLKQHLSDLRKSGRCRVAGPRGMVPLLTFLREAGVVPVPRVTPSPAEDLLERYRWWMESERGLSASTMLRYGNTARRFLTEQAMADGEFAPYGLTGADLNAFLLRECSRVSAGSAKGRVAELRSLMRFLHLHGVIPMKLGGAVPPVGGWRFASVPPTMATGDVQRLLDHTPRQGSASATTRS, from the coding sequence ATGCTCAAGGATCTGGGGCAGGTGGGACTGTGGCTTTCGGAGCAGGGCCTCGATGCTGCTGATCTGGACGAGGGTCGGCTGAAGCAACACCTTTCCGACCTGCGGAAGTCGGGTCGTTGCCGGGTGGCTGGGCCGCGCGGCATGGTCCCGCTGCTGACGTTCTTGCGTGAGGCCGGAGTGGTGCCAGTGCCGCGGGTGACACCGTCGCCGGCGGAGGATCTGCTGGAGCGGTACAGGTGGTGGATGGAATCCGAGCGTGGCCTGTCGGCGTCGACGATGCTGCGCTACGGGAACACCGCCCGGCGCTTCCTGACCGAACAAGCGATGGCCGACGGGGAGTTCGCGCCGTACGGTCTGACCGGGGCGGACCTGAACGCGTTCCTGCTGCGGGAGTGTTCCAGGGTCTCGGCGGGCTCGGCGAAGGGACGGGTGGCCGAACTGCGGTCCCTGATGCGGTTCCTGCACCTGCACGGCGTCATCCCGATGAAGCTCGGCGGCGCGGTGCCTCCAGTGGGTGGGTGGCGCTTCGCCTCCGTGCCGCCGACGATGGCGACCGGTGATGTTCAGCGGTTGTTGGACCACACTCCGCGCCAGGGGTCGGCGTCCGCGACTACGCGATCCTGA
- a CDS encoding ISL3 family transposase, translating to MEVLRLEELLFPSIADVSVVSVDVSNETIRVEARSTTTGSACSGCGNWSIRVHSSYLRFPADVPSAGRRVVLCLRVRRFACPVAACGRRTFVEQVPGLTRKYGRWTERLRSTLAAVGLALAGRAGARMAGVFGVSVSRSTVLRLVEALPEPDLPAPRVVGVDEYATRKGRHYGTVLVDVETRRPVDLLPDREASSLAAWLAKRPRIEVVCRDRAPFFAEGATVGAPQAVQVADRWHLWHNLSEAAERCVADHRGCLRGTAPEPSRQVRKSEEPADPTGSPWPTGHRFADRTRSNHAAVHALLAAGHSRRAIQRQLGMTYRTVKLLADATTPEDLFHGQWQGRPSVLDEYKPYLDDRWNQGCTNTWKVWEEIVPLGYKGSYQRVRAYFRTKRLSADPGTAPPPSPRTVAVWILRHPDSVSEVEQLQLKAVLAHCPELEALTRHVRSFAQILTERQGQRLPEWLDAVRQDDLPGLHTLAAGIDRDRAAVIAGLTLPWNSGVVEGHVNRIKMLKRQMFGRAGFALLRKRVLLAP from the coding sequence GTGGAAGTCCTCCGGCTGGAGGAGTTGCTGTTCCCGTCGATCGCGGACGTGTCGGTGGTGTCGGTGGACGTGAGCAACGAGACGATACGAGTCGAGGCCCGCAGCACAACGACCGGTTCGGCGTGTTCGGGCTGCGGGAACTGGTCGATCCGGGTTCATAGCTCCTACCTGCGGTTTCCTGCGGATGTTCCCAGCGCGGGACGCCGGGTGGTGCTCTGTCTGCGGGTCCGCCGCTTCGCCTGCCCGGTCGCTGCGTGCGGGCGGCGGACGTTCGTTGAGCAGGTGCCTGGATTGACCCGGAAGTACGGCCGGTGGACCGAGCGTCTGCGTTCGACGCTGGCGGCGGTCGGCCTCGCCCTGGCTGGCCGGGCGGGAGCTCGGATGGCCGGCGTCTTTGGGGTGTCCGTCAGCCGCAGTACGGTGCTGCGGCTCGTCGAGGCTCTGCCCGAGCCGGATCTGCCCGCCCCGAGAGTGGTCGGCGTCGATGAGTACGCGACGCGCAAAGGCCGGCACTACGGCACGGTGCTGGTCGACGTCGAAACGCGACGGCCGGTGGACCTGTTGCCAGACCGAGAGGCATCGAGCCTGGCCGCATGGCTGGCCAAGAGGCCAAGGATCGAGGTTGTCTGCCGGGATCGGGCTCCCTTCTTCGCCGAAGGCGCCACCGTCGGGGCACCGCAGGCAGTGCAGGTCGCGGACCGCTGGCATCTGTGGCACAACCTCAGCGAAGCCGCCGAACGGTGCGTCGCCGACCATCGGGGCTGCCTGCGAGGCACCGCACCCGAGCCATCTCGACAGGTCAGGAAATCAGAAGAACCAGCTGACCCAACTGGCTCGCCGTGGCCCACCGGCCACCGGTTCGCCGACAGGACCCGGTCCAACCATGCCGCCGTCCACGCCCTGCTGGCGGCCGGCCACAGCCGCCGCGCGATCCAACGCCAGCTCGGGATGACCTACCGCACGGTCAAGCTCCTCGCCGACGCCACCACCCCGGAAGACCTCTTCCACGGCCAGTGGCAGGGCCGCCCCTCCGTTCTCGACGAGTACAAGCCCTACCTGGACGACCGCTGGAACCAGGGCTGCACCAACACATGGAAGGTATGGGAGGAGATCGTGCCACTCGGCTACAAAGGCAGCTACCAGCGAGTTCGCGCCTACTTCCGCACCAAACGCCTTTCGGCCGATCCGGGCACCGCACCCCCGCCCTCACCCCGCACCGTCGCCGTCTGGATCCTGCGCCACCCCGACTCCGTCTCCGAGGTCGAACAGCTCCAGCTCAAGGCCGTCCTGGCCCACTGCCCCGAACTGGAAGCCCTCACCCGACATGTCCGCTCCTTCGCCCAGATCCTCACCGAGCGACAGGGGCAACGGCTGCCCGAGTGGCTCGACGCGGTCCGCCAGGACGACCTGCCCGGTCTCCATACCCTCGCCGCCGGCATCGATCGCGACCGGGCCGCGGTCATCGCCGGGCTCACGCTGCCCTGGAACTCGGGCGTCGTGGAAGGGCACGTCAACCGCATCAAGATGCTCAAACGCCAGATGTTCGGCCGAGCCGGCTTCGCACTCCTGAGGAAACGAGTACTCCTCGCTCCCTGA